A window from Halomicrobium urmianum encodes these proteins:
- a CDS encoding amino acid ABC transporter permease yields MTSVPLQAGDWLFVLQNWEFLLLGTIVTVLLTATSLALGFAAGFPAGAVEVYGSGRLRESVSTAGVVLRGTPIVVLIVLFYFGLPIPQLGTVPVLDVQLDAFLAATLALGLRSAAYQSQVFRGAIQSIGEGQMEAARAVGMSRRGAVRHVIFPQAVRRSIPGFQNEFTIVLKDTSVAFAIGLAELLTRAENLYLQPGQGTAVMEVILAITAIYFVLTFTTNRTLDYLESVYAIPGGNE; encoded by the coding sequence ATGACGTCCGTCCCGCTGCAGGCCGGCGACTGGCTGTTCGTCCTGCAAAACTGGGAGTTCCTTCTCCTCGGGACGATCGTGACCGTGCTACTGACGGCGACCAGCCTCGCGCTGGGCTTCGCTGCCGGCTTCCCGGCCGGTGCCGTCGAGGTGTACGGGTCGGGCCGCCTGCGCGAGTCCGTCAGCACCGCCGGCGTCGTCCTGCGCGGGACGCCCATCGTCGTGCTGATCGTCCTGTTCTACTTCGGCCTGCCGATCCCGCAACTGGGTACGGTGCCCGTGCTGGACGTCCAGCTGGACGCCTTCCTCGCGGCGACGCTAGCGCTCGGCCTCCGCAGCGCCGCCTACCAGAGCCAGGTGTTCCGCGGGGCCATCCAGTCCATCGGCGAGGGCCAGATGGAGGCCGCGCGGGCGGTCGGCATGTCCCGCCGCGGGGCGGTCCGCCACGTCATCTTCCCGCAGGCCGTCCGCCGGTCGATCCCGGGCTTCCAGAACGAGTTCACGATCGTCCTCAAGGACACCAGCGTCGCTTTCGCCATCGGACTGGCCGAACTGCTGACCCGGGCGGAGAACCTCTACCTCCAGCCCGGCCAGGGCACCGCCGTCATGGAGGTCATCCTCGCCATCACCGCCATCTACTTCGTCCTCACGTTCACGACGAACCGGACGCTCGACTACCTCGAATCCGTCTACGCGATCCCCGGAGGGAACGAATGA
- a CDS encoding amino acid ABC transporter ATP-binding protein, with product MSLLRVENVDKAYGDEEVLHDVSFEMDQRDVEVIVGPSGSGKSTLLRCVNRLTEIDDGEIYLDDEEIHGIDENDLRRRVGMVFQDFNLFAHRTARGNVTLGLTEVLDMSESEARATADDYLDRVGLADQADSYPAELSGGQKQRVGIARALAMDPELILFDEPTSALDPELIGEVLEVMNDLAEEGMTMLCVTHEMGFARSAASTLTVLDDGRIVERGPPERLFEDPEHDRTRSFLGQLTDLDR from the coding sequence ATGAGCCTGCTACGCGTCGAGAACGTCGACAAGGCCTACGGCGACGAGGAGGTACTGCACGACGTCAGCTTCGAGATGGACCAGCGCGACGTCGAGGTGATCGTCGGCCCCAGCGGGTCGGGCAAGTCGACGCTACTGCGCTGCGTCAACCGCCTCACCGAGATCGACGACGGCGAGATCTACCTCGACGACGAGGAGATCCACGGGATCGACGAGAACGACCTGCGCCGCCGGGTGGGGATGGTGTTTCAGGACTTCAACCTGTTCGCCCACCGCACCGCGCGCGGCAACGTCACCCTCGGGCTGACCGAGGTACTGGACATGTCTGAGTCGGAGGCCCGCGCGACGGCCGACGACTACCTCGACCGCGTGGGGCTGGCCGATCAGGCCGACTCCTACCCCGCGGAGCTGTCGGGCGGCCAGAAGCAGCGCGTCGGCATCGCCCGCGCGCTGGCGATGGACCCCGAGCTCATCCTGTTCGACGAGCCGACCAGCGCGCTCGACCCCGAACTCATCGGCGAAGTGCTCGAAGTGATGAACGACCTCGCCGAGGAGGGGATGACCATGCTCTGTGTCACCCACGAGATGGGCTTCGCCCGGTCGGCGGCGTCGACGCTGACCGTCCTCGACGACGGCCGGATCGTCGAGCGCGGACCGCCCGAGCGGCTGTTCGAGGACCCCGAGCACGACCGGACCCGGTCGTTCCTCGGTCAACTGACGGACCTCGACCGATGA
- a CDS encoding DUF7282 domain-containing protein: MTDSPATTSGLKALLLAMTVVLSAGTAVAFTGVGAANQQEGNAQSVVAEDVQAETVTMSNVTVSNLTISLDELRSTDEPMRDGFEATIGDNVEGFEAERVEIGSIDSASITVEDGVATIDAEIESVTLEGVSADRVTFEGASTEASALQGVLLNGHLSAESLTVEDLSVGTLTIESPGVAPEETETPTETETPTETETETPTETETETPTETETETPTETETETPTETETETPTETETETPTETETETETPTETETETETPTETETETPTETETPDEVTPGDEVPEDNETVGIIDNETEVDNETADQQEAAVTFADQTSNGTTVVVDGVTLSDGGYVAIHNETLFEGDAVGSVIGVSEYLEPGDHEDVNVTLFNVTGAEFDRDALQEDQQLTAMPHVEDTQNGSYDFVVSNGVEDGPYLSDGELVIDNASITVEADAVDNETDVDDNETVGIIDDNETDVVDNETGVDDNETVGIIDDNETDVVDNDTDVVDNETEEASVTFENQTSNGTVVTVDDVTVPEGGYVTIHNASLFEGDALGSVIGVSEYLEPGTHENVNVTLYNVSGVEFDQTALQEDQQLTAMPHLETTDNETYDFVATNGTEDGPYLSDGELVIDNASIAVETEMVDNETDAIVDNETDVDDNETDGIIDDNETVDNETDVDDNETVGIIDDNDTAVVDNETEEASVNLERHITNGTVVTVDNVTVPEGGYVAIHNSSLYAENATENAAVDSVVGVSEYLEAGTHEDVNVTLFNVSGAEYDRDVLDDYRLTAMPHQETNDNETFDFVATNGTEDGPYLSDGEPVVDNASVTLEIIEETDNETDVVDNETDVVDNETDVDDNETVGIIDDNETVGIIDDNETVDNETAVAANETSVTFENQVSNGSTVVIDSVTLSDAGYVAIHNSSLYTANETVDSVIGVSEYLEAGTHENVTIELFNVTGAEFQESALTQGDVQIAMAHQETTDNETFDFVATNGTEDGPFVVDNRTVLANASVTVQQDA; encoded by the coding sequence ATGACAGATTCACCAGCAACGACGAGCGGGCTGAAAGCGCTGCTCCTCGCGATGACCGTCGTACTCTCGGCGGGAACCGCAGTCGCGTTCACAGGAGTTGGAGCGGCCAATCAGCAGGAAGGTAACGCCCAGAGCGTCGTCGCCGAAGACGTCCAGGCCGAGACGGTCACGATGTCGAACGTCACGGTGTCCAACCTGACCATATCACTGGACGAGCTCCGGAGCACGGACGAGCCGATGCGCGACGGGTTCGAGGCCACTATCGGCGATAACGTCGAAGGCTTCGAGGCCGAACGCGTCGAGATCGGTTCGATCGACTCGGCGTCGATCACCGTCGAAGACGGCGTCGCGACGATCGACGCCGAGATCGAATCGGTCACGCTCGAAGGCGTCTCGGCCGACCGCGTGACCTTCGAGGGCGCCTCGACGGAGGCGTCCGCGCTTCAGGGAGTCCTCCTGAACGGACACCTGAGTGCCGAGTCGCTCACCGTCGAGGACCTCTCCGTGGGCACGCTGACCATCGAATCCCCGGGCGTCGCGCCCGAGGAGACGGAGACGCCTACCGAGACGGAAACTCCGACGGAGACTGAAACCGAGACTCCGACTGAGACGGAGACTGAAACTCCGACGGAGACTGAAACCGAGACTCCGACTGAGACGGAAACCGAGACTCCGACGGAGACTGAAACCGAGACTCCGACTGAGACGGAAACCGAGACTCCGACTGAGACGGAGACGGAAACCGAGACTCCGACTGAGACGGAGACGGAAACCGAGACTCCGACTGAGACGGAGACTGAAACTCCGACGGAGACGGAGACGCCCGATGAGGTTACCCCGGGTGACGAAGTCCCGGAGGATAACGAGACCGTCGGTATCATCGACAACGAGACCGAGGTCGACAACGAAACTGCCGACCAGCAGGAAGCGGCAGTGACCTTCGCGGACCAGACCTCGAACGGTACCACCGTCGTGGTCGACGGCGTCACGCTGAGCGACGGCGGCTACGTCGCGATCCACAACGAGACGCTGTTCGAGGGCGACGCCGTCGGTAGCGTCATCGGCGTCTCCGAGTACCTCGAGCCCGGGGACCACGAGGACGTGAACGTCACGCTCTTCAACGTCACCGGCGCCGAGTTCGATCGGGACGCCCTCCAGGAGGATCAGCAGCTGACCGCGATGCCTCACGTGGAGGACACCCAGAACGGGTCGTACGACTTCGTCGTGAGCAACGGGGTCGAGGACGGTCCCTACCTCAGCGACGGTGAACTCGTCATCGACAACGCGTCGATAACCGTCGAGGCCGACGCCGTCGATAACGAGACCGACGTCGACGACAACGAGACTGTCGGGATCATCGACGACAACGAGACCGACGTCGTCGATAACGAGACCGGCGTCGACGACAACGAGACTGTCGGGATCATCGACGACAACGAAACCGACGTCGTCGACAACGACACGGACGTCGTCGACAACGAGACCGAGGAGGCCTCGGTCACCTTCGAGAACCAGACCTCGAACGGCACCGTCGTCACGGTGGACGACGTCACCGTCCCCGAGGGCGGTTACGTGACAATCCACAACGCCTCGCTGTTCGAGGGTGACGCCCTCGGCAGCGTCATCGGCGTCTCCGAGTACCTCGAACCCGGGACGCACGAGAACGTGAACGTCACGCTCTACAACGTCTCCGGCGTCGAGTTCGATCAGACCGCGCTCCAGGAGGACCAGCAGCTGACCGCGATGCCTCACCTGGAGACGACCGACAACGAGACGTACGACTTCGTCGCCACCAACGGGACCGAGGACGGTCCCTACCTCAGCGACGGTGAACTCGTCATCGACAACGCGTCGATAGCCGTCGAGACCGAGATGGTCGACAACGAGACCGATGCGATTGTCGATAACGAGACCGACGTCGACGACAACGAAACCGACGGGATCATCGACGACAACGAAACCGTCGACAACGAGACCGACGTCGACGACAACGAGACCGTCGGGATCATCGACGACAACGACACGGCCGTCGTCGACAACGAAACCGAGGAAGCCTCGGTGAACCTCGAGCGGCATATCACGAACGGCACCGTCGTCACGGTGGACAACGTCACCGTTCCCGAGGGCGGTTACGTCGCGATCCACAACTCCTCTCTGTACGCGGAGAACGCGACGGAGAATGCGGCCGTGGATAGCGTCGTCGGGGTCTCGGAGTACCTCGAGGCCGGGACGCACGAGGACGTGAACGTCACGCTCTTCAACGTCTCCGGAGCCGAGTACGACCGGGACGTCCTCGACGACTACCGCCTGACGGCGATGCCACACCAGGAGACGAACGACAACGAGACGTTCGACTTCGTCGCGACGAACGGGACCGAGGACGGTCCCTACCTCAGTGACGGCGAACCGGTCGTCGACAACGCCTCGGTGACCCTGGAGATCATCGAGGAGACCGACAACGAGACCGACGTCGTCGATAACGAGACCGACGTCGTCGACAACGAAACCGACGTCGACGACAACGAAACCGTCGGGATCATCGACGACAACGAAACCGTCGGGATCATCGACGACAACGAAACCGTCGACAACGAGACCGCCGTCGCGGCCAACGAGACCTCGGTGACCTTCGAGAACCAGGTCTCGAACGGCTCGACAGTCGTGATCGATAGCGTCACGCTGAGCGACGCCGGCTACGTCGCGATCCACAACTCCTCGCTGTACACGGCTAACGAGACCGTCGATAGCGTCATCGGCGTCTCCGAGTACCTCGAGGCCGGAACGCACGAGAACGTGACGATCGAGTTGTTCAACGTCACCGGCGCCGAGTTCCAGGAGTCGGCGCTCACCCAGGGTGACGTCCAGATCGCGATGGCGCATCAGGAGACGACCGACAACGAGACGTTCGACTTCGTCGCCACCAACGGGACCGAGGACGGTCCGTTCGTGGTCGACAACAGAACGGTGCTGGCGAACGCGAGCGTCACCGTCCAGCAGGACGCGTAA
- a CDS encoding amino acid ABC transporter permease has translation MSAHEETQLEAIGELPGRRRLVVGAVGAFFWAWLLARWAYHNTVLDRLFTSVGLPDLIRSERGVRGREPWLPAAPFEAVADAVGGVAAALGPASPLLDWLVWLFDLAAFATQTAPALASGAYLTVLLTVVSMLLGLVIAVPVSVARVYGGRVLNLLSLAYTELIRGTPLLAQLFFLYFGLPLAGWFDGFAFVGEGPVPRSAVFVAVVGFTINSSAYQSEYIRAALQSVDEGQLTAARAVGLSKLQGIRHVVLPQGLRYAIPGWTNEFVYLLKYSSLAAFITVPELFRRARDIGSDTFQFTDVYVVVGVFYLALVLTVSLAMGRVETVVAIPGLGRTGDDR, from the coding sequence ATGAGCGCGCACGAGGAGACCCAGCTGGAGGCGATCGGCGAACTCCCCGGCCGGCGGCGGCTGGTCGTCGGCGCGGTCGGTGCGTTCTTCTGGGCGTGGCTGCTCGCCCGCTGGGCGTACCACAACACGGTCCTCGACCGCCTGTTCACGTCGGTGGGCCTGCCGGACCTGATCAGGTCCGAGCGGGGCGTCCGCGGGCGCGAGCCCTGGCTCCCGGCGGCGCCGTTCGAGGCGGTCGCCGACGCCGTCGGGGGCGTCGCCGCGGCGCTCGGGCCGGCGAGCCCGCTGCTCGACTGGCTCGTCTGGCTGTTCGACCTCGCCGCCTTCGCGACGCAGACGGCGCCAGCGCTGGCCTCGGGCGCCTACCTCACCGTCCTCCTGACGGTCGTCTCCATGCTGCTGGGCCTGGTCATCGCCGTCCCCGTGTCCGTGGCCCGCGTGTACGGCGGACGCGTCCTCAACCTGCTCTCGCTGGCCTACACGGAGCTGATCCGGGGGACGCCGCTTCTGGCGCAGCTCTTTTTCCTCTACTTCGGGCTGCCGCTGGCGGGCTGGTTCGACGGGTTCGCGTTCGTCGGGGAGGGGCCCGTCCCGCGGTCCGCCGTCTTCGTCGCCGTCGTGGGCTTCACGATCAACTCCTCGGCCTACCAGTCCGAGTACATCCGCGCGGCGCTGCAGTCCGTCGACGAGGGACAGCTGACCGCGGCCCGCGCCGTCGGCCTCTCGAAGCTCCAGGGAATCCGCCACGTCGTCCTGCCCCAGGGCCTGCGCTACGCCATCCCGGGCTGGACCAACGAGTTCGTCTACCTGCTGAAGTACTCCTCGCTGGCCGCGTTCATCACCGTCCCCGAACTGTTCCGCCGGGCCCGGGACATCGGCTCGGACACGTTCCAGTTCACGGACGTCTACGTCGTCGTCGGGGTGTTCTACCTCGCGCTCGTCCTGACCGTCTCGCTCGCGATGGGACGAGTCGAGACGGTGGTCGCCATCCCCGGCCTCGGCAGGACCGGCGACGACCGCTGA
- a CDS encoding oligosaccharyl transferase, archaeosortase A system-associated: MAERTERDGWTVDVTPLLEFVRRLPHVPSYLLLAMAFMFWVRAQSYGNFVRDDGSVRLTAVDSWYHWRTTMYTVRNWPQTMPYDPWTAFPTGTYVGQFGTLFDQIVATAAILVGGGDPTPETVLSVALLAVPAIAALVAIPTYFVCKRLGGRIGGLAGVVLLALFPGRFIGKSTVGMYQHHAAEVLFMSLAVLATMVALTVAERERPSYGRVADREWGTLRRPAGYAALAGVAVALYLWVWPPGVVLVGILAIFFAIELSARYVGGGSPEPLAFVGAVALAVTGLLTTATMEVTEIHPAAEGPLQPALAFAVAGGCVFMAWLAREWDRRGIDERYYPAAVAGGAAVSMAVMALVLPEVWDRILRGVYGRLIPVGYTSTALTVPEAGPPDDPLGFFYEQYGPAFLTGLIGLAALAARSVLGDDHRAEHVLIVVWALVLTSMAVTQQRFHYYYVAPVAALNAALVGEIVGGIDRSDLPQVRVIDVGRVAVLLGVAAVVLLPLTPLAAPATVLDAGGDQRPSRDAMRWQSTNHWLEQNSPAPGAWGGADNADEFGYYGTYPVPEDDDFAYPEGAYGVMSWWDYGHIITVQAERIPHANPFQQNARSAAAFFTADSEERAQRVLEAIPAAERSDDLNQFDEAELDALADERTAQQRGEETRYVMIDDEMVGGKFESMRTYAGEDTGTYRESREVRVNEDASTVSGTVTAPARNDAYDDTVLSRLYFDDADGMEHYRLVHNDDQQSQFVTIAVSRDGGESWDPEYVNRPVTPSLAESLSELQDDPDVEVAVYDVRMQPVVKVFERVEGAHLNGTVDAPAGTTVTAELELTTEQRDRTFTYTQTATVGEDGEFSMTVPYATREDADVEDGYTDSGVTAEGTYEISVDGEPVGTADVAESTLYDGGTGEVTLDGG, from the coding sequence ATGGCCGAGCGAACGGAACGTGACGGATGGACCGTCGACGTGACGCCCCTCCTCGAATTCGTCCGGCGGTTACCGCACGTTCCCTCCTACCTCCTCCTCGCGATGGCGTTCATGTTCTGGGTCCGCGCGCAGTCCTACGGCAACTTCGTCCGCGACGACGGGAGCGTCCGGCTCACCGCGGTCGACTCGTGGTACCACTGGCGGACGACGATGTACACGGTCCGCAACTGGCCGCAGACGATGCCGTACGACCCGTGGACCGCGTTCCCGACGGGCACCTACGTGGGCCAGTTCGGCACGCTGTTCGACCAGATCGTCGCGACCGCCGCCATACTCGTCGGCGGGGGCGATCCGACGCCGGAGACGGTCCTCTCGGTCGCGCTGCTGGCCGTCCCCGCCATCGCCGCGCTGGTCGCGATCCCCACGTACTTCGTCTGCAAGCGCCTCGGCGGGCGGATCGGCGGACTGGCTGGCGTGGTCCTGCTCGCGCTGTTCCCCGGTCGGTTCATCGGGAAGAGCACGGTGGGGATGTACCAGCACCACGCGGCCGAGGTCCTGTTCATGTCCCTGGCGGTCCTGGCGACGATGGTCGCGCTGACCGTCGCCGAGCGCGAGCGGCCGAGCTACGGGCGCGTCGCCGATCGCGAGTGGGGGACGCTCCGTCGGCCGGCCGGCTACGCCGCCCTCGCGGGCGTCGCGGTCGCGCTCTACCTCTGGGTGTGGCCGCCAGGGGTCGTCCTCGTCGGGATCCTCGCGATCTTCTTCGCGATCGAACTGAGCGCGCGGTACGTCGGCGGCGGGAGCCCAGAACCGCTCGCGTTCGTCGGCGCGGTGGCGCTCGCGGTCACCGGGCTCCTCACCACGGCGACGATGGAGGTCACCGAGATCCACCCGGCGGCCGAGGGGCCGCTGCAACCGGCGCTCGCCTTCGCCGTCGCCGGCGGCTGCGTCTTCATGGCGTGGCTCGCCCGCGAGTGGGACCGTCGCGGGATCGACGAGCGGTACTACCCGGCCGCCGTCGCCGGCGGCGCCGCGGTCTCGATGGCCGTGATGGCGCTCGTCCTGCCCGAGGTCTGGGACCGGATCCTCCGGGGCGTGTACGGTCGACTGATCCCGGTCGGATACACGTCGACGGCGCTCACCGTCCCCGAAGCGGGGCCGCCGGACGACCCCCTCGGGTTCTTCTACGAGCAGTACGGTCCGGCGTTCCTCACGGGGTTGATCGGCCTGGCCGCGCTCGCCGCCCGGTCCGTCCTCGGGGACGACCACCGGGCCGAACACGTGCTGATCGTCGTCTGGGCGCTGGTCCTCACGTCGATGGCGGTCACCCAGCAGCGCTTCCACTACTACTACGTCGCGCCGGTCGCGGCGCTGAACGCCGCCCTCGTCGGGGAGATCGTCGGCGGGATCGACCGCAGCGACCTCCCGCAGGTGCGCGTGATCGACGTCGGTCGCGTGGCGGTGCTCCTGGGGGTGGCGGCTGTCGTGCTGCTCCCGCTGACGCCGCTGGCGGCGCCGGCGACGGTCCTCGACGCCGGGGGTGACCAGCGCCCCAGCCGGGACGCCATGCGCTGGCAGAGCACGAACCACTGGCTGGAACAGAACAGCCCCGCACCCGGCGCGTGGGGCGGCGCGGACAACGCGGACGAGTTCGGCTACTACGGCACCTACCCCGTTCCGGAGGACGACGACTTCGCGTACCCCGAGGGGGCCTACGGCGTGATGTCGTGGTGGGACTACGGCCACATCATCACGGTCCAGGCCGAGCGCATCCCGCACGCGAACCCCTTCCAGCAGAACGCCCGCTCGGCGGCCGCCTTCTTCACGGCGGACTCGGAGGAACGGGCGCAACGCGTCCTCGAAGCGATCCCCGCCGCCGAGCGGTCCGACGACCTCAACCAGTTCGACGAGGCCGAACTGGACGCGCTCGCCGACGAGCGAACCGCCCAGCAGCGGGGCGAGGAGACCCGGTACGTCATGATCGACGACGAGATGGTCGGCGGGAAGTTCGAGAGCATGCGGACCTACGCCGGCGAGGACACCGGCACGTACCGGGAGTCCCGGGAGGTCCGGGTGAACGAGGACGCGAGCACCGTCAGCGGGACCGTCACCGCGCCGGCGCGCAACGACGCCTACGACGACACCGTGCTCTCGCGGCTCTACTTCGACGACGCCGACGGGATGGAGCACTACCGGCTCGTCCACAACGACGACCAGCAGTCGCAGTTCGTCACCATCGCGGTCTCGCGCGACGGCGGCGAGAGCTGGGACCCCGAGTACGTCAACCGGCCGGTGACGCCGAGCCTCGCGGAGTCGCTCTCCGAACTGCAGGACGACCCCGACGTCGAGGTCGCCGTCTACGACGTGCGCATGCAGCCCGTGGTGAAGGTCTTCGAGCGCGTCGAGGGCGCGCACCTGAACGGCACCGTCGACGCGCCCGCTGGGACGACGGTGACCGCCGAACTCGAACTCACCACCGAACAGCGCGACCGGACGTTCACCTACACGCAGACCGCGACCGTCGGCGAGGACGGCGAGTTCTCGATGACGGTGCCGTACGCGACGCGCGAGGACGCGGACGTCGAGGACGGCTACACTGACAGCGGCGTGACTGCCGAGGGCACCTACGAGATCAGCGTCGACGGCGAGCCCGTCGGCACCGCCGATGTCGCCGAGAGCACGCTCTACGACGGTGGGACGGGCGAGGTCACGCTGGACGGTGGGTGA
- a CDS encoding alpha/beta fold hydrolase, with translation MSQTTAGAGLRGVDVAGPPDGEPIVFVHGVLFTRALWAPQREALSDEFRVVVPDLPGHGTRSELDFRMERALDLLTDVIDEEAGGSATLAGLSLGGYVATEFAQRNPDMVDALVISGSSANPVGSLETLTRAVSKASNAATKSRLVRRGVDKVSRWWVDRRDLQQDVKREIKDAGFYPKQFGEAGHELAGRDFRTAFAAYPGPALVCNGRWDLLNRLGEKAHASTARDADVEVIAGAGHVCTLERPDDYVATIRRVVRTRARR, from the coding sequence ATGAGCCAGACAACCGCCGGGGCGGGGCTGCGCGGCGTCGACGTCGCCGGCCCGCCGGACGGCGAACCGATCGTCTTCGTCCACGGCGTCCTCTTCACGCGGGCGCTGTGGGCGCCCCAGCGCGAGGCGCTGTCCGACGAGTTCCGCGTCGTAGTGCCGGACCTCCCCGGCCACGGCACCCGCTCGGAACTGGACTTCCGGATGGAGCGCGCGCTGGACCTCCTGACGGACGTGATCGACGAGGAGGCCGGCGGGTCGGCGACGCTGGCCGGCCTGTCGCTGGGCGGGTACGTCGCCACGGAGTTCGCGCAGCGCAACCCGGATATGGTCGACGCGCTGGTGATCTCCGGCAGCAGCGCCAACCCCGTGGGCTCGCTGGAGACGCTGACCCGGGCCGTCTCGAAGGCGTCGAACGCGGCGACGAAGAGCCGGCTGGTGCGGCGCGGCGTCGACAAGGTGTCCCGCTGGTGGGTCGACCGCCGGGACCTCCAGCAGGACGTGAAACGCGAGATCAAGGACGCCGGCTTCTACCCGAAGCAGTTCGGCGAAGCGGGCCACGAGCTGGCGGGCCGGGACTTCCGGACCGCGTTCGCGGCCTACCCCGGCCCGGCGCTGGTGTGCAACGGTCGGTGGGATCTGCTCAATCGGCTCGGCGAGAAGGCCCACGCCTCGACCGCGCGGGACGCCGACGTCGAGGTGATCGCCGGCGCCGGCCACGTCTGCACGCTCGAACGGCCCGACGACTACGTCGCGACGATCCGCCGCGTCGTCCGGACGCGGGCGAGACGATGA
- a CDS encoding basic amino acid ABC transporter substrate-binding protein, whose product MERRFSMDRRAYLKTVGAASASAAVAGCQGGGSGSDDTIVPGTASGFPPFEYTEGGELVGFDVALAEETIDRAGYEVGDWVDIEFDSLIPSLTEGDIDLVAAAMTINDERDQTIDFSNPYWESNQAVLVREGGDFQPESTDDLEGKRVGAQSGTTGEEQVQGLIDDGTISGEDYRQYDNYTLAVEDLENGNVDAVVIDVPVAENFTGDRSVEIAFQIETGEQFGFGMREDDDRIEDINSALAEIRDDGTYDDLVSEYFG is encoded by the coding sequence ATGGAGCGCAGATTTAGCATGGACCGCCGCGCGTATCTGAAGACCGTCGGCGCGGCGAGCGCGTCCGCGGCAGTCGCCGGCTGTCAGGGCGGCGGCAGCGGGAGCGACGACACTATCGTCCCGGGGACGGCCTCGGGCTTCCCGCCGTTCGAGTACACCGAGGGCGGCGAACTGGTCGGCTTCGACGTCGCGCTGGCCGAGGAGACCATCGACCGCGCCGGCTACGAGGTGGGCGACTGGGTCGACATCGAGTTCGACTCGCTGATCCCGTCGCTGACCGAGGGCGACATCGACCTCGTCGCCGCGGCGATGACCATCAACGACGAGCGCGACCAGACCATCGACTTCAGTAACCCCTACTGGGAGTCCAACCAGGCCGTGCTCGTCCGCGAGGGCGGCGACTTCCAGCCCGAGAGCACCGACGACCTGGAGGGGAAGCGCGTCGGCGCCCAGTCGGGTACCACGGGCGAGGAGCAGGTTCAGGGGCTGATCGACGACGGGACCATCAGCGGGGAGGACTACCGCCAGTACGACAACTACACGCTGGCCGTCGAGGACCTCGAGAACGGCAACGTCGACGCCGTCGTCATCGACGTCCCCGTCGCGGAGAACTTCACCGGCGACCGCTCGGTCGAGATCGCCTTCCAGATCGAGACCGGCGAGCAGTTCGGCTTCGGCATGCGCGAGGACGACGACCGCATCGAGGACATCAACTCGGCGCTGGCCGAGATCCGGGACGACGGCACCTACGACGACCTCGTCTCGGAGTACTTCGGATAG